A stretch of the Nothobranchius furzeri strain GRZ-AD chromosome 5, NfurGRZ-RIMD1, whole genome shotgun sequence genome encodes the following:
- the LOC107373358 gene encoding uncharacterized protein isoform X1, producing MDWPCKICKFATSTKDELLKHYRLRHIPGVQPLPCPYLDCFCSFKSWGSLKSHISRKHSTHSTIVKTSEILSFCCQFCNVGTFSTEKEYFEHLRQHLKKQETVSCVFKNCSFKTNIYGTFASHKNRKHTPHSLDDFKDDVLKRYDKPSQTDQCSDLVNQECEQSDIEEFRDDDVKVLPKLIERSLAHLMLKLECYFHVPNQCIDELVEELHFICHSASAPIMKDILQSCLKRHNCDVDEAIVSEMVNDICGANPISAALCDGGPLSSAFRRRKYFNEHFPVVEPIEYILSGQSSFQYVPILKSLLQVLSRKDILDLLLSEAEAQRTVYKSFHDGTFYKTNELFSKGDFTIALNLYVDDFEICNPLGTSRKKHKITSVYWVLADVPSLLRSELNSIFLAILCKAEDVKRFGYSAVLEPLIKDLVVLEEEGLYVPALGRRVKGTVFSVVADNLGAHSMGGFVESFSSSYVCRFCLGEKSQFQNGEVRNEAFPPRTKEQHTLHVQALQENDSLMHVYGVKRQCALTAKMKYFHVLSGYPPDVLHDLFEGIVPLEIALCLRVFIHNKYFTLEELNKCIKEFPYKWSDKTDAPQPVPVNFAQRKSVGGNAHENWALLRLLPLMVGSKIPEGDPAWEVLLVLRDIVELVVNQVHTEETICFLDSKILEHKHRFIMVFPEQRLIPKHHFLEHYPELIRAYGPLVSLWTMRFEAKHSFFKRVVRHTRCFKNILLSLAMKHQLLLAYNQHDSRAVRPLLQATTLSTVDVNVLRVDIQEALQAKFPGETCVQIAKSVCYRGTKYTSGMILANGSTGGLPDFGELIQIVVLKGNVEFIVKGLTAWSVEHLRSYVLEKTGSVKVIEPAELLDTVPLISYIFGGTTIMTLKRSIYVP from the coding sequence ATGGATTGGCCTTGCAAAATCTGTAAATTTGCGACCTCCACTAAAGACGAGTTGTTGAAACATTATAGGTTACGCCATATCCCTGGTGTGCAGCCTCTGCCATGCCCTTACCTagattgtttttgttcatttaaatcaTGGGGTAGCCTAAAATCACACATATCAAGGAAACACTCTACTCACTCAACAATAGTGAAAACCTCTGAAATACTCAGTTTCTGTTGCCAGTTCTGTAATGTGGGCACATTCTCCACTGAAAAAGAGTATTTTGAACACCTTCGTCAACATTTAAAAAAGCAAGAAACTGTGTCCTGTGTTTTCAAAAATTGTAGTTTCAAAACTAACATTTATGGAACATTTGCGTCGCATAAAAATCGCAAGCATACTCCCCACTCGTTAGATGACTTTAAAGATGACGTGTTAAAGAGGTATGACAAGCCTTCACAAACAGATCAGTGCAGTGATTTAGTTAATCAGGAGTGTGAACAGTCTGACATTGAGGAGTTTAGAGATGATGATGTTAAAGTACTACCAAAGTTGATTGAAAGAAGCTTGGCTCATTTGATGTTGAAATTAGAGTGTTATTTTCATGTTCCCAACCAATGCATTGATGAGCTTGTAGAGGAGTTGCATTTTATTTGTCATTCAGCCTCCGCCCCCATCATGAAAGACATTTTACAGTCCTGCTTGAAGAGACACAATTGTGATGTTGATGAAGCCATTGTGTCTGAAATGGTGAATGACATCTGTGGTGCTAACCCTATTAGCGCTGCCCTTTGTGATGGTGGTCCTCTTTCCTCTGCCTTCAGaagaagaaagtattttaatgaaCACTTTCCTGTTGTGGAGCCGATTGAGTATATTCTTAGTGGACAGAGCAGCTTCCAGTATGTTCCCATTCTAAAGTCTTTACTTCAGGTTCTTAGCAGAAAGGATATACTAGACCTGCTCTTGAGTGAGGCAGAAGCACAGAGAACTGTGTACAAGTCATTTCATGACGGCACCTTTTACAAAACCAACGAGCTGTTCTCAAAAGGTGACTTTACAATTGCACTCAATCTCTATGTGGATGACTTTGAGATTTGCAATCCTCTTGGTACATCGaggaaaaaacacaaaataacatCTGTGTATTGGGTGTTAGCTGATGTCCCCTCATTGCTCAGATCTGAGCTAAACTCAATCTTCTTAGCAATTCTGTGCAAGGCTGAAGATGTAAAGAGATTTGGTTACAGTGCTGTGTTAGAGCCACTGATCAAAGATCTTGTAGTGTTGGAGGAGGAAGGACTATATGTTCCAGCACTGGGCAGAAGAGTCAAAGGAACAGTGTTTAGTGTTGTTGCAGACAATCTTGGTGCCCATTCTATGGGGGGATTTGTTGAGAGCTTTTCCAGTTCATACGTCTGTCGGTTTTGTCTAGGTGAAAAGTCACAATTTCAAAATGGTGAAGTGAGAAATGAGGCATTCCCACCCAGAACGAAGGAACAACACACACTGCATGTGCAGGCTTTACAGGAAAATGACAGTTTGATGCATGTTTATGGAGTGAAGAGACAATGTGCACTGACGGCTAAAatgaaatattttcatgttttgtcTGGATATCCACCTGATGTGTTGCATGATCTCTTTGAAGGTATAGTGCCCCTAGAAATAGCACTGTGCCTAAGAGTATTCATTCACAACAAATACTTCACTCTTGAAGAGCTGAACAAATGCATCAAAGAGTTCCCCTATAAATGGTCAGACAAAACCGATGCACCACAGCCTGTCCCTGTGAACTTTGCCCAACGGAAAAGTGTAGGGGGCAATGCCCACGAGAACTGGGCATTGCTGCGACTCTTGCCACTCATGGTTGGATCAAAAATCCCTGAGGGTGACCCAGCATGGGAAGTGCTTCTTGTGCTCAGAGACATTGTTGAGCTTGTTGTTAACCAAGTCCACACAGAGGAGACCATTTGCTTCCTGGACAGTAAGATATTGGAGCATAAACACAGGTTTATCATGGTTTTCCCAGAGCAACGCCTCATTCCAAAACACCATTTCCTAGAACATTATCCAGAACTTATCAGGGCTTATGGTCCTCTGGTGTCACTGTGGACAATGCGGTTTGAGGCAAAGCACAGCTTTTTCAAGCGTGTTGTCAGACATACTcgttgttttaaaaatattctgctgtcACTCGCCATGAAGCATCAGTTGTTGCTTGCTTATAACCAACATGATTCCAGAGCTGTCAGACCGTTACTACAGGCTACAACACTGTCTACAGTGGATGTTAATGTGCTGAGAGTGGATATCCAAGAAGCACTGCAGGCTAAGTTTCCTGGTGAGACATGTGTCCAGATAGCCAAAAGTGTGTGTTACAGGGGCACCAAGTACACCAGTGGAATGATCTTGGCTAATGGTTCCACTGGTGGTCTTCCAGATTTTGGGGAGTTGATACAGATTGTGGTTTTGAAAGGCAATGTTGAATTCATAGTGAAaggtttaactgcttggtcagttGAACATCTGAGGAGCTATGTGCTTGAGAAAACTGGTTCAGTGAAAGTCATAGAGCCAGCTGAGCTATTAGACACGGTTCCCTTGATTTCTTACATTTTTGGTGGAACAACCATTATGACTCTTAAGCGCAGCATTTATGTTCCATGA